A window from Verrucomicrobiota bacterium encodes these proteins:
- a CDS encoding ABC transporter ATP-binding protein, translating to MAIATILQIENLKVEYRDREGGGVKLAVNNLSLRVLAGEVFGFLGPNGAGKTSTMKVLLGFLKPASGSASIFGVDASQPIARQRIGYLPELTYYYKFLTAEELLRFYAKLFQLPSVEANRRIDAVLKLVELEAVRQRQIKTYSKGMMQRVGLAQALINNPDLLILDEPTSGLDPVGRMQVRDIIQRLKSEGKTVFFSSHELGEVETVCDRVGILCRGELKVEGRVADLTRQYQGNLEQIFLKAIGYVNAPAATA from the coding sequence ATGGCGATAGCAACGATACTTCAAATCGAAAACCTCAAGGTTGAGTATCGCGACCGTGAGGGTGGTGGCGTCAAGTTGGCAGTCAACAACTTGAGCCTGCGGGTGCTTGCCGGTGAGGTGTTTGGGTTTCTCGGGCCAAATGGCGCCGGGAAAACTTCCACCATGAAGGTGCTGCTCGGTTTTCTCAAACCCGCGAGCGGGTCCGCCAGCATCTTCGGGGTGGATGCCAGCCAGCCGATTGCCCGTCAACGCATTGGGTATCTTCCGGAATTGACCTATTATTACAAGTTCCTGACCGCTGAGGAGTTGCTGCGGTTTTACGCCAAGTTGTTTCAATTGCCTTCCGTAGAGGCCAACCGCCGCATTGATGCGGTTCTGAAACTGGTGGAATTGGAGGCGGTGCGGCAGCGGCAGATCAAAACGTATTCCAAAGGCATGATGCAGCGAGTCGGGTTGGCCCAGGCGCTGATTAATAACCCGGATCTCTTAATTTTGGATGAGCCCACCAGTGGTCTTGATCCGGTGGGGCGCATGCAGGTCAGGGATATTATCCAGCGGTTGAAAAGTGAAGGGAAAACGGTATTTTTTTCATCGCATGAATTGGGCGAGGTGGAGACGGTTTGTGATCGGGTGGGTATCTTGTGCCGGGGAGAGTTGAAAGTGGAAGGCCGGGTGGCTGATCTCACGCGGCAATATCAGGGTAATCTCGAACAAATTTTTCTGAAAGCCATCGGGTACGTGAACGCCCCGGCGGCGACTGCTTAA
- a CDS encoding NAD(P)/FAD-dependent oxidoreductase codes for MSNNNFAEGRGSNHSDQGLNAAGKPEVTGQGSDRKLIIGGGLAGLACGCYLQMNGFQSEIIEADLVPGGLCAAWDRGAYTFDGCLRWLVGTDPDSAFHRIWRELGAIAGRTVINHDSFMRIEGQNGKAVSVPASLDELAREFKRIAPEDTKRIDTLLRAARRCASLEPPMEKPLELMTPFEKIKLGLRYLPTVPVVLAWKNRTVDAYLATYQNEFLRQALMAIAGDGRTSAMVLVMLLAWRSRKNAGYVTGGSRAFIQAIADRYVRLGGHIRCNTRVVSVTVEHGRATGVRCADGTVIPAATVISCADGRTTIYQMLEGRFVDRKTSDAYAAGDVFPGHIQVSLGIQQTFPDAPHTLSLPLFQPLRVDDQTHHARLPISVFTADAGLCPEGCTVITIGLRCRCEFWTALRKDNFAAYQREKQSLLQQIVAALDIRFPGLAQQVEVSDVATPATFVRHTGNWLGSCQGWMPTPRVVGWLPPRTLPGLKEFYMAGHWVEPGGGLPYAALSARYAAQMICASHGRPFTTTEV; via the coding sequence GTGTCCAACAATAATTTTGCAGAGGGTCGCGGAAGCAACCACAGCGACCAGGGTCTGAACGCCGCCGGGAAACCGGAGGTCACGGGCCAGGGCTCCGACCGTAAACTCATCATTGGCGGAGGACTAGCGGGGCTGGCCTGCGGCTGTTACCTGCAAATGAACGGGTTCCAGAGCGAGATTATCGAGGCTGACCTTGTGCCGGGCGGCCTGTGCGCCGCCTGGGATCGCGGTGCGTACACGTTTGATGGTTGCCTGCGCTGGTTGGTCGGCACTGATCCCGATTCAGCCTTTCACCGGATTTGGCGGGAATTGGGCGCCATTGCCGGACGCACCGTGATCAATCACGACAGCTTCATGCGCATCGAGGGGCAGAACGGCAAAGCCGTTTCCGTGCCTGCCAGCCTGGACGAACTGGCACGCGAGTTCAAACGCATCGCCCCCGAAGACACCAAGCGCATTGATACGCTCCTAAGGGCGGCGCGACGATGTGCGAGCCTCGAACCGCCCATGGAAAAACCGTTGGAGTTAATGACCCCGTTTGAAAAAATCAAGCTGGGACTCCGCTACCTGCCGACAGTACCAGTGGTCCTGGCCTGGAAGAACCGGACGGTGGACGCCTACCTGGCAACGTATCAAAACGAGTTCCTGCGCCAAGCCCTGATGGCCATTGCCGGCGACGGACGCACCTCGGCCATGGTGCTGGTGATGTTGTTGGCGTGGCGTTCCAGGAAAAACGCCGGCTATGTCACCGGCGGGTCGCGGGCTTTCATCCAGGCAATTGCCGACCGCTATGTCCGACTCGGCGGGCACATCCGGTGCAACACCCGCGTGGTTTCAGTGACGGTCGAGCATGGCCGGGCCACGGGCGTACGTTGCGCGGATGGAACGGTCATTCCCGCCGCCACGGTGATTTCCTGCGCGGACGGGCGCACGACGATTTACCAGATGCTTGAGGGCCGGTTTGTGGATCGCAAGACCAGTGATGCCTACGCAGCGGGGGATGTGTTTCCGGGCCATATTCAGGTCTCCCTGGGGATTCAGCAAACCTTTCCAGACGCGCCCCATACGCTCAGCCTTCCCCTGTTCCAACCGCTGCGAGTGGACGATCAAACGCACCATGCCCGGCTCCCAATTTCCGTGTTCACTGCCGACGCCGGACTGTGCCCGGAAGGCTGCACGGTGATAACCATTGGCCTGCGCTGCCGGTGCGAATTCTGGACCGCCCTGCGAAAAGACAACTTCGCCGCCTATCAGCGGGAAAAGCAATCGCTGCTACAACAGATCGTCGCCGCACTCGATATTCGTTTCCCCGGCCTGGCCCAGCAGGTGGAAGTTTCCGATGTCGCCACCCCCGCCACCTTTGTGCGCCACACCGGCAACTGGTTGGGCAGTTGCCAGGGTTGGATGCCGACGCCGCGCGTCGTGGGCTGGCTGCCCCCCCGCACGCTGCCTGGACTAAAAGAGTTTTACATGGCGGGCCACTGGGTCGAACCAGGCGGTGGCCTGCCCTACGCCGCGCTCTCCGCCCGTTACGCTGCCCAGATGATCTGCGCCAGCCACGGCCGCCCCTTCACCACCACGGAAGTGTAA
- the rpsU gene encoding 30S ribosomal protein S21, translating into MTEIRLKKGEPVDKALRRLKKRIDREGTLKEVRNHRHYEKPSERRRRKEKVARFSAMLSARYADM; encoded by the coding sequence TTGACTGAAATTCGATTAAAAAAAGGCGAGCCGGTTGACAAAGCGTTACGGCGGCTGAAAAAGCGGATTGACCGTGAAGGCACTTTGAAAGAAGTGCGCAATCATCGTCATTACGAAAAGCCGAGTGAACGACGGCGGCGCAAAGAAAAGGTCGCGCGGTTTAGCGCGATGTTGAGTGCTCGTTACGCGGATATGTAA
- a CDS encoding MarR family transcriptional regulator gives MQTLNSVQQKFILHWGEMGTRWGINRTVAQIHALLFISPQPLPAEVIADTLAVARSNVSTSLKELQAWGVIRLVHVMGDKRDHFESMKDVWEMFRAVLDERKKRELDPTLTLLRDCLIDAEQNKVADPYTEERLRELTEFFETTNAWYAQVRLWPRGSLGKLVKLGDKALRILGIGGKERTMK, from the coding sequence ATGCAGACATTAAATTCGGTGCAACAAAAGTTCATCCTTCACTGGGGGGAAATGGGCACCCGGTGGGGCATCAACCGCACGGTGGCCCAGATTCACGCCCTGCTCTTTATCTCGCCCCAGCCGCTGCCGGCGGAAGTGATCGCCGATACCCTGGCCGTGGCCCGCTCCAATGTCAGCACCAGCCTCAAGGAATTGCAGGCTTGGGGCGTTATCCGCCTGGTGCATGTCATGGGTGACAAACGCGATCACTTTGAATCCATGAAGGATGTCTGGGAGATGTTTCGCGCGGTGTTGGACGAGCGTAAAAAGCGCGAATTGGACCCGACCCTCACGTTGTTGCGTGATTGCCTGATTGACGCCGAACAAAACAAGGTCGCCGACCCATATACCGAGGAACGGCTGCGGGAGTTGACCGAGTTTTTTGAAACCACCAATGCTTGGTATGCCCAAGTGCGGCTCTGGCCGCGCGGTTCGCTTGGCAAATTGGTGAAACTGGGGGATAAGGCGCTGAGGATCTTGGGGATTGGCGGAAAAGAACGGACCATGAAGTGA
- a CDS encoding sugar phosphate isomerase/epimerase, translating to MYSLSTCWNSHRHTDGRAMLREIRELGFEYAELSHGIRISLLPGIFEAVEAGEIKISTLHNFCPLPLGVERAAPNIFKFTSLDQRERENAQRHTFKTIEMAARLQAKVVVLHLGAIEMKEYTERLLDMVGEHERETPKYEKLCAELMALREEKKDKHLEVAYELLHRLAAEAEKHGVRLGIENREALEEVPLESDYPFFFREFPNPTVAYWHDTGHAQIKENLGFIYHTMHLEGLADRLAGFHIHDVKFPGRDHQAPGSGMIDFAALKPMVKPEHIKVFEYSPRMTAEDALAGVKHIKAIWGEE from the coding sequence ATGTATTCGTTATCCACTTGTTGGAATTCGCACCGCCACACGGATGGCCGTGCCATGTTGCGGGAAATCCGGGAGCTGGGTTTTGAGTATGCCGAGTTAAGTCATGGCATACGCATCAGCCTGTTGCCGGGTATTTTCGAGGCGGTGGAGGCGGGGGAAATCAAAATATCCACCCTGCACAATTTTTGCCCGTTGCCGTTGGGGGTGGAGCGGGCGGCGCCCAATATTTTTAAATTCACCTCGTTGGATCAACGCGAACGCGAGAACGCCCAGCGCCACACGTTCAAGACCATCGAAATGGCGGCGCGGCTCCAGGCGAAGGTGGTGGTGCTGCACTTAGGGGCCATTGAAATGAAGGAATACACCGAACGGTTGCTGGACATGGTGGGCGAGCATGAGCGGGAAACGCCCAAATACGAGAAACTTTGCGCCGAATTGATGGCGCTGCGCGAGGAGAAAAAAGATAAGCATCTCGAAGTGGCGTATGAATTGTTGCATCGGTTGGCGGCCGAGGCCGAAAAGCACGGCGTGCGCTTGGGGATTGAGAACCGGGAAGCGCTGGAAGAGGTGCCGCTGGAGAGTGATTATCCGTTTTTTTTCCGTGAATTTCCCAATCCCACGGTCGCCTATTGGCATGACACCGGGCACGCCCAAATCAAAGAGAATTTGGGTTTCATCTATCACACCATGCATCTCGAGGGTTTGGCTGACCGCCTGGCTGGTTTCCATATTCATGATGTAAAATTTCCTGGCCGCGACCATCAGGCGCCTGGCTCCGGCATGATTGATTTTGCCGCCCTCAAGCCCATGGTGAAGCCGGAACACATCAAGGTGTTTGAGTACAGTCCGCGCATGACTGCGGAAGACGCCTTGGCGGGCGTCAAGCATATCAAGGCGATCTGGGGCGAAGAGTGA
- a CDS encoding glycosyl hydrolase: MKLRLCHLGMAMAWLGTFAASADSFAWPPITRECRPGGYWWWMASAVDTNNLSREMQRYHDAGMGAVHIIPIYGAKGWEEKYIPYLSPQWMAMLRHTVTEGQRLDLNVDMTTGTGWCFGGPRVTAQEANAAVVVNVTEVKPGARLLEKFDRKSIQALMAFSPDGKALELTGKIGVDGMVAWVAEGGPWTVYAVSQKPSGQKVKRAAPGGEGHMLNLFYADGMKNYLRWFDEAFAGYQGPKPRAVYHDSYEYRSDWAPDLFTKFAQRRGYRLEQELPALFGKATNEHTARIKCDYRETISDLMAEETMPLWTAWAKKNGFLTRNEAHGSPGNLLDLYALADIPESEMFFKDRNKLISKFASSSAHVAGRALVANETGTWLQEHFTETLGDMKYLLDDLFVSGINHIFYHGTCYSPDEAEWPGWVFYAAFEMNPRNSVWQHVSALNAYAARCQSILQAGRPDNDVLLYWPIYDYWQTPGGRVLNMTVHARDWFEAQPLGKAAEHLWNRGYAFDYISDRQLAGTTVAEGRLKTAGAAYRVVVVPRCQVMHLPTFEQLVALAEAGATVIFEGQLPTDVPGWGNLETRRAALHKTLARLQPGKSGDGVSQTIVGKGRVVCGDLEAALAAAQVGRESLVDHAGLYFIRRTHEGGRHYFIANRSEQPVTGWVPLNDSAVSVVLMDPMNGQTGLGALHKQARGGIAVYLDLTPGASMVLRTFNTGVTGEPWPYQKTLAPQTTLTGSWQVTFLQGGPELPAPFQTDHLASWTELGGTNAQRFAGTARYTLSFDAPPSSSSQWILDLGRVCQSARVYLNGRDLGTLFIPPFQVSVGPLKPTGNQLEIEVVNVSANRIRDLDRRKVKWQNFHDINFVNLDYKPFDASNWPLTDSGLLGPVTLTPAGPKPIATP, from the coding sequence ATGAAATTGCGTTTGTGTCATCTCGGAATGGCCATGGCCTGGCTGGGAACATTTGCGGCCAGCGCCGATTCCTTCGCCTGGCCACCAATCACCCGTGAATGCCGCCCAGGCGGTTACTGGTGGTGGATGGCCAGTGCCGTGGATACCAATAACCTCAGCCGCGAGATGCAACGGTATCACGACGCCGGCATGGGCGCGGTCCATATTATCCCCATCTATGGTGCCAAAGGTTGGGAAGAGAAGTACATTCCCTATCTCAGCCCCCAATGGATGGCCATGCTGCGCCATACCGTAACCGAGGGGCAGCGGCTGGACTTGAATGTGGATATGACCACGGGCACCGGCTGGTGCTTTGGCGGGCCACGAGTCACGGCTCAGGAAGCCAACGCCGCCGTCGTTGTGAATGTCACCGAGGTCAAGCCGGGGGCGCGGCTGCTTGAAAAATTTGACCGGAAGTCCATTCAGGCTTTAATGGCGTTTTCCCCGGATGGCAAGGCGCTTGAACTCACCGGGAAAATCGGTGTCGATGGCATGGTCGCCTGGGTGGCGGAGGGCGGGCCATGGACGGTTTATGCGGTGTCTCAAAAGCCTTCCGGCCAGAAGGTCAAACGGGCCGCGCCCGGCGGCGAAGGCCACATGCTGAATCTGTTTTACGCCGACGGAATGAAAAACTATCTGCGCTGGTTTGATGAGGCATTTGCCGGTTACCAAGGCCCCAAACCGCGCGCCGTGTACCATGATTCGTATGAATACCGGTCCGATTGGGCGCCGGATTTGTTTACCAAGTTCGCGCAGCGTCGCGGGTACCGGCTGGAGCAAGAGTTGCCCGCGCTGTTTGGCAAGGCCACGAACGAGCACACCGCCCGGATAAAATGTGATTATCGCGAGACCATTTCCGATCTCATGGCGGAGGAAACCATGCCGCTTTGGACGGCGTGGGCGAAAAAGAACGGTTTCCTCACGCGCAACGAGGCGCATGGTTCCCCAGGCAACCTGCTCGATCTGTACGCCCTGGCGGACATCCCGGAATCCGAGATGTTTTTTAAGGATCGCAATAAGCTGATTTCCAAGTTTGCCTCCTCCTCCGCCCATGTGGCGGGGCGAGCGTTGGTAGCCAATGAAACCGGCACCTGGCTCCAGGAACATTTCACCGAGACGCTCGGGGATATGAAATATCTGTTGGACGATCTGTTCGTCAGCGGCATTAACCATATTTTTTATCACGGCACCTGCTACTCGCCGGATGAGGCGGAGTGGCCCGGCTGGGTATTCTATGCCGCGTTCGAGATGAATCCGCGCAATTCCGTCTGGCAACATGTTTCCGCGTTGAATGCGTATGCCGCCCGCTGCCAATCCATCTTGCAGGCCGGACGCCCGGACAATGATGTTTTACTCTACTGGCCCATTTATGACTACTGGCAGACTCCCGGCGGGCGGGTGCTCAACATGACGGTTCATGCGCGTGACTGGTTCGAGGCGCAACCCCTCGGCAAAGCGGCCGAGCATCTCTGGAATCGCGGGTACGCCTTTGATTATATCTCGGACCGCCAGTTGGCCGGAACCACGGTGGCCGAGGGCCGCCTCAAGACCGCCGGTGCCGCGTATCGCGTGGTGGTGGTGCCGCGCTGCCAGGTCATGCACCTGCCAACGTTTGAACAATTGGTGGCCCTGGCGGAAGCGGGGGCGACGGTTATCTTTGAAGGCCAACTGCCGACCGATGTGCCTGGCTGGGGAAACTTGGAGACGCGGCGCGCGGCGCTGCATAAAACGCTGGCCCGGCTGCAACCGGGCAAGTCCGGCGACGGCGTGTCGCAAACCATCGTGGGCAAGGGCCGGGTGGTGTGCGGCGACTTGGAAGCCGCGTTGGCTGCTGCCCAAGTTGGGCGCGAATCTCTGGTAGATCATGCGGGCCTGTATTTCATCCGGCGCACGCATGAAGGCGGACGCCACTACTTCATCGCGAATCGTTCGGAACAACCGGTAACGGGTTGGGTACCGTTGAACGACTCCGCCGTCTCAGTTGTGCTGATGGACCCCATGAACGGCCAGACCGGGCTGGGGGCATTGCACAAGCAGGCGCGTGGCGGAATTGCAGTTTACCTCGACCTGACGCCAGGCGCCTCCATGGTGCTGCGCACCTTCAATACCGGGGTGACGGGCGAACCTTGGCCCTATCAAAAAACGCTCGCGCCCCAAACCACGCTGACGGGTTCCTGGCAGGTCACCTTCTTGCAAGGGGGGCCGGAATTACCCGCGCCCTTCCAGACCGATCACCTGGCATCCTGGACGGAACTGGGCGGTACCAACGCGCAACGGTTCGCGGGCACTGCGCGGTACACGCTCTCTTTCGATGCCCCGCCGTCCAGCAGCTCACAGTGGATTCTGGATCTTGGCCGGGTTTGCCAGAGCGCGCGCGTGTACCTGAATGGACGCGACCTGGGCACCTTGTTCATCCCGCCGTTCCAAGTCTCAGTCGGACCATTGAAACCGACGGGCAACCAATTGGAAATTGAAGTGGTCAACGTCTCCGCCAATCGCATTCGCGATCTGGATCGGCGCAAGGTCAAATGGCAGAACTTTCATGACATCAATTTCGTCAACCTCGATTATAAACCCTTTGACGCCTCCAACTGGCCATTGACCGACTCCGGGTTGCTAGGCCCCGTAACCCTCACCCCAGCCGGACCAAAACCCATCGCCACCCCATAA
- a CDS encoding tetratricopeptide repeat protein, which yields MMKLNGWLLGYGMILVMLGLTSCSNQESADRQLLAEIRAKAEKGDAHAQNQLGEVFYSGKGGVAKDYQQAVNWYRKAAGQNDAPAQFNLGVCYEHGQGVAKDEGEAAKWFRKAAEQNHAKAQINLGFYYFKGRGMAKDEAEGIKWWRKAAEQNSADAQNNLGVLYFLGQGVAKDEAEAAKWFRKAAEQNLAGAQSKLGNCYANGQGVAKDEVEAYKWWLLAATQGDELARNNLAILESALTQVQIAEGKKREREFKPKKLTPVP from the coding sequence ATGATGAAACTCAATGGATGGCTGCTCGGTTATGGCATGATCCTGGTGATGCTCGGGCTAACGTCGTGCTCCAATCAAGAGTCGGCAGACCGCCAGTTGTTGGCGGAAATCCGGGCCAAGGCGGAAAAGGGCGATGCCCATGCGCAAAATCAACTGGGCGAAGTGTTTTATAGTGGCAAAGGCGGCGTGGCGAAGGATTACCAGCAGGCCGTAAACTGGTACCGCAAAGCCGCCGGGCAGAATGATGCCCCGGCACAATTTAATCTTGGTGTCTGCTACGAACATGGTCAGGGCGTCGCCAAGGATGAGGGCGAGGCGGCCAAGTGGTTTCGCAAAGCCGCCGAACAAAATCACGCCAAGGCACAAATTAATCTGGGTTTCTACTATTTCAAAGGCCGTGGGATGGCTAAGGATGAGGCGGAGGGGATCAAATGGTGGCGTAAGGCCGCCGAGCAAAACAGCGCTGACGCGCAAAACAATCTGGGCGTCCTTTACTTCCTCGGCCAAGGGGTGGCGAAGGATGAAGCGGAGGCAGCGAAGTGGTTTCGCAAGGCGGCGGAGCAGAATCTAGCCGGGGCGCAGTCCAAACTGGGCAACTGCTACGCGAATGGTCAGGGGGTGGCAAAGGATGAAGTGGAGGCCTACAAGTGGTGGCTGCTGGCGGCGACACAGGGTGATGAACTGGCCAGAAACAACCTGGCGATCTTGGAAAGCGCGCTGACCCAGGTTCAAATTGCGGAGGGAAAAAAACGGGAGCGGGAGTTCAAGCCGAAGAAGTTGACCCCGGTGCCGTGA
- a CDS encoding lysylphosphatidylglycerol synthase transmembrane domain-containing protein codes for MSAPRKIWNVSWRLVVCGLLMLWIFHAIFTNEAKTWVQAQGKVWEQMPARDQWHLAWGHGPAELWKTIHQISLANFALATLVMGTTIVFGFLRWRMVLQVQGLNLSVGRAAEISLVAHFFNSFLLGSTGGDLIKAYYAARETHHRKTEAVVTVFADRLIGLWAMLLFAGMMMIPNWSLLREHEKLLATVGLVMAMLCACTVLVTLSFWGGVTKRWPGARERLRRLPKGEWLERSIDSCREFGKAPGFLLRTLAVSMLLNVACVIQFIILANGLGLTISWMALCLIVPSIICISALPITPSGLGVRENLFVLMLAVPELRVPATAALSLSLLAYAGSLFWSLVGGVVYVSLRERHHLKEVTEAPVE; via the coding sequence GTGAGTGCGCCGCGCAAAATCTGGAACGTCTCGTGGCGGTTGGTGGTCTGCGGACTGCTGATGCTCTGGATTTTTCACGCGATCTTCACCAATGAGGCCAAAACCTGGGTGCAAGCCCAGGGAAAAGTCTGGGAGCAGATGCCCGCCCGGGACCAGTGGCACCTTGCTTGGGGTCATGGTCCCGCCGAACTTTGGAAAACCATCCATCAGATCAGCTTGGCTAACTTTGCCCTGGCCACGCTCGTCATGGGGACCACCATCGTGTTTGGTTTCTTGCGCTGGCGGATGGTGCTGCAAGTGCAGGGCTTGAACCTTTCCGTGGGGCGGGCCGCTGAAATTTCCCTGGTGGCGCATTTTTTTAACTCGTTTTTACTTGGGTCCACCGGTGGTGATCTGATCAAGGCCTATTACGCCGCACGGGAAACCCATCACCGAAAGACCGAAGCGGTGGTTACGGTTTTTGCCGACCGCCTGATCGGCTTGTGGGCCATGCTGCTCTTTGCCGGCATGATGATGATCCCCAACTGGTCCCTGCTGCGGGAACATGAAAAACTGCTGGCCACCGTTGGGCTGGTGATGGCTATGCTATGCGCCTGTACTGTGCTGGTCACCCTCTCCTTCTGGGGCGGAGTTACCAAACGCTGGCCGGGAGCGCGGGAACGGCTTCGCCGTCTGCCCAAGGGCGAATGGCTGGAGCGTTCGATTGATTCGTGCCGTGAATTTGGCAAAGCGCCTGGCTTTCTCCTGCGCACACTCGCTGTTTCCATGCTATTGAATGTTGCCTGTGTGATCCAATTCATTATTCTGGCAAACGGCCTTGGCTTGACCATTTCCTGGATGGCCTTGTGCCTGATCGTTCCCTCTATCATTTGCATCTCCGCCTTGCCCATCACTCCCAGCGGCCTTGGGGTGCGCGAAAATTTATTTGTCTTGATGCTGGCGGTGCCGGAGTTGCGGGTGCCGGCAACCGCCGCCTTGTCGCTCTCGCTGCTGGCCTACGCCGGCAGTCTGTTCTGGAGCCTTGTCGGCGGCGTGGTGTATGTCAGTCTCCGGGAACGTCACCATCTCAAAGAAGTAACGGAAGCGCCGGTGGAGTGA
- the selD gene encoding selenide, water dikinase SelD → MIPMKIDFAKRRRVMELSQRLGHCICDPRRPCPCDVFRDQGICPCAGERPEQVELSQVKLTQLVHNAGCASKIAPADLEAALARLPAVNDPAVISGLAAADDAAIYRISDTLCLVQTVDVFTPCVDDPHLFGRICAANCLSDIYAMGGEPRTALNILAFPSETLPGEVMYQMLAGAMEVLGQAGVALIGGHSLKDPEIKLGFAITGTIDPAVARALETPKVGDLLVLTKPLGTGVLIFARQIGREFPAGLAAAEKSMATLNRAAAEAMRQSGASACTDITGFGLFGHLFRMLRQGKLTARIAANALPSFDGVLDAFQQGIIPGAVERNREFVGEALQIAADVVEARVHLGFDAQTSGGLLIAIPPDRLAALQRSLAERGCDGCVIGQITGPSDGRIEVTADLPPDLSALPVNSQTTLDTMNTPSPAPDAHPPGCCADVFNAPHAPSSVGESQKAFAALIRSVQGPGVLDEKTKELILFSLVIYSRCHPCFDAHYEKALKLGLTQAQLDEAAWCAIALGGAPVRMFYQESLAKTKA, encoded by the coding sequence ATGATCCCGATGAAAATTGATTTTGCCAAACGCAGACGGGTGATGGAGTTGTCGCAACGGCTGGGCCACTGTATCTGTGATCCCCGACGCCCCTGCCCTTGCGACGTGTTCCGCGACCAGGGAATTTGCCCGTGCGCGGGAGAACGGCCCGAGCAGGTGGAGCTTTCCCAAGTCAAACTCACGCAACTGGTGCATAACGCCGGCTGCGCTTCCAAGATCGCCCCCGCCGATCTGGAGGCCGCCCTCGCACGATTGCCGGCCGTGAACGATCCAGCGGTCATCTCAGGTTTGGCGGCGGCGGATGACGCCGCCATTTATCGCATCTCCGATACCCTTTGCCTGGTGCAAACCGTGGATGTGTTCACCCCTTGCGTGGACGATCCCCATCTCTTTGGCCGTATTTGCGCGGCCAACTGCCTTTCCGATATTTACGCCATGGGGGGAGAACCCCGCACAGCGCTGAACATTCTCGCGTTTCCATCGGAAACCTTGCCGGGCGAAGTCATGTATCAAATGCTCGCGGGTGCCATGGAGGTGCTCGGCCAGGCAGGCGTGGCGCTGATCGGAGGACACAGCCTCAAGGATCCAGAGATCAAGCTTGGATTCGCCATCACCGGAACCATTGACCCAGCCGTGGCCCGCGCTTTGGAAACTCCCAAGGTCGGCGACTTGCTGGTCCTCACCAAGCCGCTGGGCACCGGGGTCTTGATTTTCGCGCGGCAGATTGGAAGGGAATTTCCTGCAGGCCTGGCGGCGGCGGAAAAATCCATGGCAACCCTCAACCGAGCCGCTGCCGAAGCGATGCGGCAATCCGGCGCTTCCGCCTGCACCGATATCACCGGCTTTGGTCTGTTCGGCCATCTCTTTCGGATGCTGCGCCAGGGCAAACTCACTGCCCGGATTGCCGCCAATGCCCTGCCGTCGTTTGATGGCGTGTTGGACGCCTTCCAGCAAGGCATCATCCCGGGCGCGGTGGAACGGAACCGGGAATTTGTCGGTGAGGCGTTGCAGATTGCCGCCGACGTGGTGGAGGCGCGTGTACACCTCGGCTTTGACGCACAAACTTCCGGCGGCCTGCTGATTGCCATTCCGCCGGATCGCCTGGCAGCGTTGCAACGTTCCCTGGCGGAGCGTGGCTGCGATGGCTGCGTTATTGGCCAAATCACCGGCCCGTCGGACGGGCGGATTGAGGTGACCGCCGACCTGCCACCTGATTTGTCAGCATTACCCGTTAATTCTCAAACCACCCTCGACACCATGAATACACCATCACCTGCTCCCGACGCCCACCCGCCCGGCTGTTGTGCGGACGTGTTCAACGCTCCCCACGCGCCTAGTTCCGTGGGGGAATCCCAAAAGGCGTTTGCCGCGCTCATCCGCTCCGTGCAAGGCCCCGGCGTGCTGGATGAAAAGACCAAGGAACTCATCCTCTTCAGCCTGGTGATTTACAGCCGGTGCCATCCCTGCTTTGACGCGCATTATGAGAAAGCCCTCAAGTTGGGGCTTACCCAGGCCCAATTGGATGAAGCCGCCTGGTGCGCCATTGCCTTGGGGGGCGCTCCGGTGCGCATGTTCTACCAAGAATCGCTGGCCAAAACAAAAGCCTGA